Proteins found in one Triticum urartu cultivar G1812 chromosome 4, Tu2.1, whole genome shotgun sequence genomic segment:
- the LOC125550542 gene encoding replication protein A 32 kDa subunit B-like, giving the protein MVKGKTETGAWPRSQSAVMDAFAGAIVAAVEDRYHESVAPVHYIGRQYLDPPNNLVPLTLKQVSMLTPSARHGGHYRCTGCLSARLKTNFMPVEDEHNLIDCCTFRTIDGEYMQALREVRNGDYVMVNGSIRRRDSVMHIRVYSIRLVTNYNEITHHFLHCIYVSLDLQKQAGSIKFCTARSEQKSMPPFFSMLTSILYFFS; this is encoded by the exons ATGGTGAAGGGGAAAACGGAAACTGGGGCTTGGCCGCGATCACAGTCAGCGGTGATGGACGCGTTTGCAGGCGCCATTGTTGCTGCCGTCGAGGATCGCTATCACGAGAGCGTTGCACCGGTCCACTACATCGGACGGCAG TACCTTGATCCGCCCAACAACTTGGTGCCTTTGACTTTGAAGCAAGTTTCGATGCTAACTCCTTCAGCCAGGCACGGGGGGCACTATCGATGCACGGGATGCCTGTCGGCACGATTAAAAACAAATTTCATGCCTGTTGAAGACGAGCACAACTTGATCGACTGTTGCACTTTCAGGACAATAGACGGGGAGTACATGCAGGCGTTGCGTGAAGTGAG GAATGGAGACTATGTCATGGTTAATGGCTCTATAAGGAGGCGGGATTCTGTCATGCATATACGAGTCTACTCAATCAG GCTTGTTACTAACTACAATGAGATTACTCACCACTTCCTCCATTGCATATACGTCTCCCTCGATCTTCAGAAGCAGGCAGGCTCCATCAAATTCTGTACTGCACGTTCTGAACAAAAAAGCATGCCACCCTTTTTCTCTATGTTGACATCGATACTTTATTTTTTCAGTTGA